The Denticeps clupeoides unplaced genomic scaffold, fDenClu1.1, whole genome shotgun sequence genomic sequence TCTGTCTACAGGAATTCATATTTAtctgtttttcttcataatGCTGTCTTCCTGTATTTTAATGATGTCACTGTGcagatgtattattttttatttatgtactaACCACTTCGTGCCCTGTCTCATAAGTAGATCTTCCATGTACGTTTGGAATTTAGCAGATTCTCAGGGACCAGTAATTTCAAGTATTGGGTCTGCAGGGGGATGCATATACAACCTTCCATAACCATTAATTGGTGCAGAAGCAAGGCTCCTTGGAACCGTGTCACCCAGACATGGACCCATAATTTGAGAAAGGCTGCATTAGGCTACAGCTTCCCATGGGGATGCTCTAACAGACTGATTACTGACAAACCCCACAGCCAGTGTTGATATCTGTTATTGGCTATTGGTCTTCTGTAATTCTAAATTTGACATGCCTAGTTTACTAACGGTGAGAACTTCTGGACAACCTGCTGATTTCTTTATTAATATGTCAAAGGATTGTATGTTTTAGATCCTGAGGCCTCTAGTGTATCTCAGAAACGACGAAAGATCCTGAGACCACCTGAAGATGGTGATGACGCTTCACAGTTGGAGGACCTTCGCTTCTCATTGGCCGCCGTCCGTCTGAGGAGAAACTCTTCATCTCTGTTCTACACCGGTCTACCCGTCTTTCACTTTCTGGCTTTAGTTTCATTTCTGAGGCCTTTCAGAAATGAGATGTTTCCACTCTGCCTCACTGATCAGATCCTAATGACACTAATGAGGCTAAAACTGAACCTCCTCACCTTTGACCTGGCTTTTCAGTTTAATGTGACATTAAGGCAGGTGGATGAAATAATAACCTTCTGGATTGATGTAATGTCTGAGCGTTGCAAAACCTTCACGCCATGGCTGCCCAGAGCCGTTGTTTGCAGAAGCGTACCAGCCGAAATCCGCAACACTTTTCCCAATACAACATGCGTCATTGACTACATGTACAGTTTCATGATGAAACCAAACAACTTTTTGTTCAGGGGCATGTCCTACAGAATGCGGCGGCAATGGCTCAGAAACCACTCTGTCAAAATGCTGGTTGTTTTTGCACCGACTGGGTTAATCATGTTTATCTCTGGCACATATGAGAGTAAGTGCAGTGATAGGTACGTGATGTCTGACTCAACCTTTCTGGACTGTCTGGCTCCTGGGGACAAGGTCCTGGCCTACCGGCCATTTGCAGTCAAGAATTTACTGGAGGAGCAGCATCACGTGACTCTCAACACACCAGTACTTGCCTGCAGGAGACGCCAACGGACTGCTCACATCAAAAACCTGACAGATGGGACTAAAAGCATACGACAAGCAATCCGCCGCCTCCAAACTTTCAAAGTATTATCCCTCTGTGGAGCAGCTGCACAGACCCCGACATTCCACAAGCTATTAAAGATCTGTGCCGCACTTGTGAATTTAAGGAGTAAAGTTATCCTTCCAGACAATTAAAGTGGTTTCCACAGTACAATTTGAATAATGGTTATTAGGTAATTAAAAAGATGAATGCTATAAAGATCTGTGTACCTCATGCTTCTCTTATCCTCTTGatgcttttaattatttattttattctctgttttttctttaaacttGTTCTCATTTTCAGTCTGCTCTTAATGACCCAGATTGTGAAGTGACATCAATACTGCCTTCCCTGAGTTCCTCACATTTTGCTGTGCTCTAGCCATTGTGAAGAGCATTTGGTTGTGGAATCCTGCAGCTTGATGGGTGGGATGTCAAATCTGCATCTTCAGGTCTCAGCCTGATTAAAGGCATATGAGAGGACTGGTGAGGCGCTGTATTGCTGTATCAGGAACcaataaatgtgtgtcttgCATATGTTGAggtgctttcattttttttgtactttggtTGATTTTTGGTTGATTTGGTCTTTGTGATACAtccagtgggcagccctgaacTGTGACTGGGGACTGTACCTTTTCCTTAGCTGTtttatggactttttttttttttttttgattgtcattgtgatacactgcagcacagcacacggtgacacaacgaaatgtgtcctctgcttttaacccatcacccttggtgggtagtgggcagccatgacaggcgcccggggagaagtgtgtggggacggtacattgctcagtggcaccttactATTTATGGTCTTGTGTTGTCCGTGTAAAAGTATTACTTCTCCATATTGTGTGTTGGTTTTATCCATTTGAGTGCGATTAAGTAATGTCACGGCTGGAGATTGTTCAGTGATTCCAgtgattttaaatatttatacacaccGTGCCCCATTACTGCTGTTAAGCATGGTCACTTCCAGGAGGTTTGGCCACGCCCCCTGTGACGTAGACCAATGAGAGTAAGTCCGCGTGGTTTGAATCCGCTCCTCTGCAGCTTTTGTTGTGCAGCTCCGTGGACACGCTGGTAAGCATCTTGTAACGCGTGTATTCGTTGTGCACCCTGCGTGTTGATTACAATTTGCCGGATCGGTCAGAGGTCAAGCTGATTCGCGTTTGTTTCAGTCTGTAGCGGTTTAATTTGGACGGTACTAGTTGGAACGTCGTGAGAAGGCCGTACAATCGGGACGGGGACAAATCTTACGAAAACACCGTTAAAAACTACTTCATGGTAATGTAACGCGTTAAAACCAACCTCCAGCTGATGTTTAATTCAAGCTGTCTTAATTGTcctttctgtgctgctgttggaAGTTCTGTGGAAGAGAATCTTTCTTACTTACTACAAATTAACAAGCAAAAGCTCATTTCATTCGGTTTCTGATGAACGTTAGTATGACGTTATTGgaatttttacaatatttatcagtACATCCAAAATAGTAGGATTTGACTGGATTGGTGTGACTTGATTATGCAGGACTCAGCCCAGGGTTTCTTCCTAATCTAGCTTTTAAAATGCAGCCTTAACCGTGGCCATTCACAACAATTTTGAGGGTTTGTgcaaagtgacttacagtttGGTCAACAGTCAAGCAAAGGGCTACAGGATGAATATAAGCAGTACAGTCAGATTCTTGTGAGAGGAAGTGCTCTCTTAATAGATGAATTGtgcttttataaaatgtatttatagagCACAGTTAGAAGACAACTCCTACATATGTACTGTACAAAGATGGTGcagttaaaatacatttaattgatGGGCCTAACCTAATTTCTGAAATTAAAGCGTTCCATAATTTTGGAGCTTAAATTGCAAAGAACATTCACCCCAGATGTCCTGTTTGACTTTGGTACTACCAACATTTTCGGTTGGTAGAACTCAGCACCATTAAAGGATTTTCTGTGTTCTACTGTAAGTGcttgtgcttgtgtttttttcaatGTGAATGCATAGTGAACACAGCAAGCAGAGCATATGGTGAGACAACAAAATGTCCAtcaccttgtgagcagtgggcagccaagaaatgctcccaggcagcagtgtgtggggactattCTTCATATGCATTCATCAGATCAGAGTGGCACAGTAGCATCCCCTACATTACTCCAGTCACAAGATGATTTGTGTCTCCTAGGACAACAGTTTTGACATCTGTCACCAACATGCGGCATGATGGCTCTTCTCGCAGGAGGAAGGCTAGGACACCCCAACGGCGATCTCCACCTGCACCCACCCCATCGCGGTCCCGTCGAGACAGTGGCCCATCAGGTCAGGAATGACCAACATTGCTGTGATGCTTGTAGAAGTATTTTAAAGGAACCATctgattaaaatgattgttcATTTGACATCTTTCTACAACAGTAGTGACTTAAAACTCCTTCTGTCATCTCAAGTGTTATCCTATAATAATATTATGTTAGTCAGAAGTGTAGCATGtgtttatatctttttttttcttttttttttcttttttttttaaagaggcaTCACCAAAGAAGAAGAGACGTTTTCGTCCAGGAACAAAAGCTTTAATGGAGATCAGGAAATACCAGAAGTCAACAAATCTACTACTGCGCAAAGCTCCATTTGCTCGACTGGTAGGAGAAggtggttttaaatattttccattgcatctggaaagtattcacagaacatcacttttttcacattttgttatgttacagccttattccaaaatggattaaaacatTTCCCTCGATTTTATACACAGTAACCCATAATGTCatgaaaagtttacttgagaatttgacagatttatttaaaaaaggtaTTCACGTGTAcatatgtattcacagcctttgccttAGTTATTTTGTCCAtacacctttggcagcaattacagccttaaGTCTTTTtgaagcttggcacacctatccttggccagtttggcccattcctcatTGCAGCAAGCTCcgtcaggttggatgggaagcgttggtgtacagccattttaagatctctacAGAGATGTTAGATTtgattcaagtctgggccactcaaggacatttacaGTTGTGTGAATCAagtcctttgatatcttggctgtgtgcttagggttattgtcctgctgaaagagtgCTCTAGAGCAGGTTTTCCTCCAGGAAGCCTCTGTACATTGCAGTCATATTTCCCTCTATCTTGACTAGTCTCccatttcctgcagctgaaaaatatccccacagcatgatgttgcaaccaccatgctttactTTAGGGGTGGTATTGGccagcggtgcctggtttcctccaaatgtgatgcgTACCATTAACACCAAAGAGCTgagtctttgtctcatcagaccaatgAATTTTGTTTATCTTGGTTTGAGTCATTCAGGTACGTTTTGGCGAgctccaggcaggctgccatgtgcctctTACTAAGGactggcttccatctggccactctaccatacaggcctgagtGGTTGATTGCAGCAGATGTTTGTCTTTCTAGAATGTTCTCTGCCAAACTAGGACCTCTGGAGccctgacagagtgaccatcctgactaaggtccttctTTCCCGACAGCTCAGTTCAgatggctggccagctctaggaagagtcctggtgtttttttaactgcttccacttatggatgatggaggccactgtgttcattgggaccagaaaaaattctgtttgcctcaagacaatcctgtctcaaaGGTCTACAGGCAGTCCCTTTGACCTCATGCTTGGTTTGAGCTCTGACATGAACGGTCAACTGTGGGactttatatagacaggtgtgtacTTTTCCAAACCAtgtccaacttttttttttctccactggTTTACTCTGATTAAGCTGCAGAAAGCAGAGGAATGAGCAGAGCAAAGAGGGTGCACcaagcttcatggcaaaggttgTGAAATCATTTACGggatttggcagacgcccttatccagagcgacttataacgtgaatacttatgtacatgtgaagtgattgacattgtgtcATAAATAAAACCGGTTgccaagtaaacatttttcacattttcattatggggtgtagaattctgagggggaaaaaataattgaatccattttggaataagactgtagTAAAATGGGATTCTGATACACTTCTATttatacacagacatacaccgtgtgggaaataattatttgaaccCCTGCTTAGGGCTGtgttaaatgtaactgtttatCATGTGTATCAAGTTATAATACACTTTTTACAGatatatcaacatatagcataaccaaATAccaaaacaatatctgggcaattctactgaaagtggactttgtcacacccataaggccagtgaaaaatattttagttaCATTATgcttcatattttatcatgcagtcccttcaggattccaagattttattttgtgatttttaaaatcataataacTTTTTGTGCACAAGGCACCAAATAGGCTAGGACCGagctggtcatttccatgcatgcTGTCGGTACCCAATCAGTACCACTTGCGCGATCGGTTGTGCACATGCGTGGTACGAATTGGACGCTGACTCATGCTGCACATACGGATTAATGACAGAtcgaaggcttgttttatttgttgcattttcagtatttttaagatTCCCTTTTCATGATTGAaggattaaataattttttgtttggAAACCCAGCCATGCTCTCTGTGCTGCCGCCCAATGGGCGTGGTTTCACGCAGGTGAAGCaactttgtcattgtgatgagGACTGGATATTTCTCCCGTTGGCCAAATGTATATCGCATACCGTTTATACTGCGCAGCCCTGCCCCTGCTGATTTTGGAATTTTGCCCACTTACAAATCAGACTTACTATCAGTCTGTAgtttcaatggtaggtttatttgaacagtgagagacagaaatatttcaaaagaaaatCCTCTCGTCAATAGAACCTTTTATAAACACATTAACTTTGAAAACTGCTgaatataatgtgtgtgtatgtatcatCATAGACATTATTTCTCCATCGTTCTTTCTAAACCCCTCTGCTCTCTGTGGTTGGCAGGTGAGAGAGGTTTGCCAGATGTTCAGCAGGGGAGGGCTGCTGTGGCAGGCTTACGCCATCATGGCTCTGCAGGAGGTACAGTATCACTTTCATTCgctttctttattcatttcataaaCAGATGATATAATGGAAAACAGATCGAggtttctgtaatattttagATTGGCCCTCTGTTCATTGTTGTGAAGTTTGTACTGCTGATGGAGGTGATGTTGATGGaaatggtgatgatgatgatgatgatttctCCCTTTATAGGCTGCAGAGGCATTTCTGGTTCGCCTTTTCTCAGATGCCAACCTCTGTGCAATCCATGCCAAGAGAGTCACGTTGTTCCCCCGTGACTTGCAGCTGGCACGGCGGATTCGTGGCATTGAGACGCTGTGAGGGAGGAAATTTTCTTGTTCCATGCATCTGTACATAGTCTGATCATATTAGATtagaaaaaaatgctattttactATTGTAATATTAATTCAGAGTTTcagtttgtatttttatttcaataaatgttGTACTGAAAGCATGTCagtgtgttccttttttttttaattattattatgtaaatgCAACTTTCATATGTTTGTCAAACACTGATCTTAAGTGCTGTTGGTGCAGGGCCAGTACGAGCTGGAGATGCTCTATAATC encodes the following:
- the LOC114782097 gene encoding uncharacterized protein LOC114782097 isoform X1 codes for the protein MDGVLYLTADQQKGKCNATPKKEVRMRLQPVVMLRRMTSKEIIDYSRSLGTSLSPPDGNGWGHKALSGTSRPVDSTPECIKESGHNGPESSTSEQMFIKKEETEPANGPECSTSGALFVKEESDDMAIDVHHILVYDRKIEAAGEGPDIRPSGRPFIKEESDDLAVDVQQNSVEHFYTMDEHCKPLKQELGLDVIKVELDWLQPIVMLRRISPADIAYYLDNRTRPACASTAGRAALPHLEDHNYAKTAVMPECSSESEHSDGKVCQEEAQRQTHRQPDSNMEEDDYDSVSTLSSDSAQMRVRWRTEQKKKGHKYPKRMYMGLYVLDPEASSVSQKRRKILRPPEDGDDASQLEDLRFSLAAVRLRRNSSSLFYTGLPVFHFLALVSFLRPFRNEMFPLCLTDQILMTLMRLKLNLLTFDLAFQFNVTLRQVDEIITFWIDVMSERCKTFTPWLPRAVVCRSVPAEIRNTFPNTTCVIDYMYSFMMKPNNFLFRGMSYRMRRQWLRNHSVKMLVVFAPTGLIMFISGTYESKCSDRYVMSDSTFLDCLAPGDKVLAYRPFAVKNLLEEQHHVTLNTPVLACRRRQRTAHIKNLTDGTKSIRQAIRRLQTFKVLSLCGAAAQTPTFHKLLKICAALVNLRSKVILPDN
- the LOC114782097 gene encoding uncharacterized protein LOC114782097 isoform X4, whose amino-acid sequence is MDGVLYLTADQQKGKCNATPKKEVRMRLQPVVMLRRMTSKEIIDYSRSLGTSLSPPDGNGWGHKALSGTSRPVDSTPECIKESGHNGPESSTSEQMFIKKEETEPANGPECSTSGALFVKEESDDMAIDVHHILVYDRKIEAAGEGPDIRPSGRPFIKEESDDLAVDVQQNSVEHFYTMDEHCKPLKQELGLDVIKVELDWLQPIVMLRRISPADIAYYLDNRTRPACASTAGRAALPHLEDHNYAKTAESEHSDGKVCQEEAQRQTHRQPDSNMEEDDYDSVSTLSSDSAQMRVRWRTEQKKKGHKYPKRMYMGLYVLDPEASSVSQKRRKILRPPEDGDDASQLEDLRFSLAAVRLRRNSSSLFYTGLPVFHFLALVSFLRPFRNEMFPLCLTDQILMTLMRLKLNLLTFDLAFQFNVTLRQVDEIITFWIDVMSERCKTFTPWLPRAVVCRSVPAEIRNTFPNTTCVIDYMYSFMMKPNNFLFRGMSYRMRRQWLRNHSVKMLVVFAPTGLIMFISGTYESKCSDRYVMSDSTFLDCLAPGDKVLAYRPFAVKNLLEEQHHVTLNTPVLACRRRQRTAHIKNLTDGTKSIRQAIRRLQTFKVLSLCGAAAQTPTFHKLLKICAALVNLRSKVILPDN
- the LOC114782097 gene encoding uncharacterized protein LOC114782097 isoform X3; this translates as MDGVLYLTADQQKGKCNATPKKEVRMRLQPVVMLRRMTSKEIIDYSRSLGTSLSPPDGNGWGHKALSGTSRPVDSTPECIKESGHNGPESSTSEQMFIKKEETEPANGPECSTSGALFVKEESDDMAIDVHHILVYDRKIEAAGEGPDIRPSGRPFIKEESDDLAVDVQQNSVEHFYTMDEHCKPLKQELGLDVIKVELDWLQPIVMLRRISPADIAYYLDNRTRPGRAALPHLEDHNYAKTAVMPECSSESEHSDGKVCQEEAQRQTHRQPDSNMEEDDYDSVSTLSSDSAQMRVRWRTEQKKKGHKYPKRMYMGLYVLDPEASSVSQKRRKILRPPEDGDDASQLEDLRFSLAAVRLRRNSSSLFYTGLPVFHFLALVSFLRPFRNEMFPLCLTDQILMTLMRLKLNLLTFDLAFQFNVTLRQVDEIITFWIDVMSERCKTFTPWLPRAVVCRSVPAEIRNTFPNTTCVIDYMYSFMMKPNNFLFRGMSYRMRRQWLRNHSVKMLVVFAPTGLIMFISGTYESKCSDRYVMSDSTFLDCLAPGDKVLAYRPFAVKNLLEEQHHVTLNTPVLACRRRQRTAHIKNLTDGTKSIRQAIRRLQTFKVLSLCGAAAQTPTFHKLLKICAALVNLRSKVILPDN
- the LOC114782097 gene encoding uncharacterized protein LOC114782097 isoform X5, which codes for MDGVLYLTADQQKGKCNATPKKEVRMRLQPVVMLRRMTSKEIIDYSRSLGTSLSPPDGNGWGHKALSGTSRPVDSTPECIKESGHNGPESSTSEQMFIKKEETEPANGPECSTSGALFVKEESDDMAIDVHHILVYDRKIEAAGEGPDIRPSGRPFIKEESDDLAVDVQQNSVEHFYTMDEHCKPLKQELGLDVIKVELDWLQPIVMLRRISPADIAYYLDNRTRPGRAALPHLEDHNYAKTAESEHSDGKVCQEEAQRQTHRQPDSNMEEDDYDSVSTLSSDSAQMRVRWRTEQKKKGHKYPKRMYMGLYVLDPEASSVSQKRRKILRPPEDGDDASQLEDLRFSLAAVRLRRNSSSLFYTGLPVFHFLALVSFLRPFRNEMFPLCLTDQILMTLMRLKLNLLTFDLAFQFNVTLRQVDEIITFWIDVMSERCKTFTPWLPRAVVCRSVPAEIRNTFPNTTCVIDYMYSFMMKPNNFLFRGMSYRMRRQWLRNHSVKMLVVFAPTGLIMFISGTYESKCSDRYVMSDSTFLDCLAPGDKVLAYRPFAVKNLLEEQHHVTLNTPVLACRRRQRTAHIKNLTDGTKSIRQAIRRLQTFKVLSLCGAAAQTPTFHKLLKICAALVNLRSKVILPDN
- the LOC114782097 gene encoding uncharacterized protein LOC114782097 isoform X6 — encoded protein: MVEAAGEGPDIRPSGRPFIKEESDDLAVDVQQNSVEHFYTMDEHCKPLKQELGLDVIKVELDWLQPIVMLRRISPADIAYYLDNRTRPACASTAGRAALPHLEDHNYAKTAVMPECSSESEHSDGKVCQEEAQRQTHRQPDSNMEEDDYDSVSTLSSDSAQMRVRWRTEQKKKGHKYPKRMYMGLYVLDPEASSVSQKRRKILRPPEDGDDASQLEDLRFSLAAVRLRRNSSSLFYTGLPVFHFLALVSFLRPFRNEMFPLCLTDQILMTLMRLKLNLLTFDLAFQFNVTLRQVDEIITFWIDVMSERCKTFTPWLPRAVVCRSVPAEIRNTFPNTTCVIDYMYSFMMKPNNFLFRGMSYRMRRQWLRNHSVKMLVVFAPTGLIMFISGTYESKCSDRYVMSDSTFLDCLAPGDKVLAYRPFAVKNLLEEQHHVTLNTPVLACRRRQRTAHIKNLTDGTKSIRQAIRRLQTFKVLSLCGAAAQTPTFHKLLKICAALVNLRSKVILPDN
- the LOC114782097 gene encoding uncharacterized protein LOC114782097 isoform X2; the protein is MDGVLYLTADQQKGKCNATPKKEVRMRLQPVVMLRRMTSKEIIDYSRSLGTSLSPPDGNGWGHKALSGTSRPVDSTPECIKESGHNGPESSTSEQMFIKKEETEPANGPECSTSGALFVKEESDDMAIDVHHILVYDRKIEAAGEGPDIRPSGRPFIKEESDDLAVDVQQNSVEHFYTMDEHCKPLKQELGLDVIKVELDWLQPIVMLRRISPADIAYYLDNRTRPACASTAGRAALPHLEDHNYAKTAVMPECSSESEHSDGKVCQEEAQRQTHRQPDSNMEEDDYDSVSTLSSDSAQMRVRWRTEQKKKGHKYPKRMYMDPEASSVSQKRRKILRPPEDGDDASQLEDLRFSLAAVRLRRNSSSLFYTGLPVFHFLALVSFLRPFRNEMFPLCLTDQILMTLMRLKLNLLTFDLAFQFNVTLRQVDEIITFWIDVMSERCKTFTPWLPRAVVCRSVPAEIRNTFPNTTCVIDYMYSFMMKPNNFLFRGMSYRMRRQWLRNHSVKMLVVFAPTGLIMFISGTYESKCSDRYVMSDSTFLDCLAPGDKVLAYRPFAVKNLLEEQHHVTLNTPVLACRRRQRTAHIKNLTDGTKSIRQAIRRLQTFKVLSLCGAAAQTPTFHKLLKICAALVNLRSKVILPDN
- the cenpa gene encoding histone H3-like centromeric protein A yields the protein MRVSPRGLNPLLCSFCCAAPWTRWTTVLTSVTNMRHDGSSRRRKARTPQRRSPPAPTPSRSRRDSGPSEASPKKKRRFRPGTKALMEIRKYQKSTNLLLRKAPFARLVREVCQMFSRGGLLWQAYAIMALQEAAEAFLVRLFSDANLCAIHAKRVTLFPRDLQLARRIRGIETL